TACGATGAGAGGGATAGAGAGCAACACATTGGAATAGCTAGCTTATGATGTGATTTGAATAAGAGAGGTCACTTGCTCACATGAAGAGCCATGGAATGAATTAATATGGGTATTTTGCTTATGAGGATGTGGTTTTCTTGCAAAAGTGGGGAATTACAATTCCAAGTATATATCTCGTGATGCGAATATTTACCCATAAATTTTAAGCACACGATCACGAGAAAGTATATCTGCGTTAGGACCACATTTGATTTTCACGTTGCCAGTGCAACACATATAGGTAACAAAGGATGTTGTCATGTGTGGTTGCAGTCTGCTATTTCTTCATAGCAGGAAAAGGGAGAGACATAAGCAGACACACGAGTCTGCTCCCATCTCTGTGTCTTAAGGtgtttagtagtagtaaaaattCAGGCATCAGTAGAAAACACAAATGGCACACGTAACAGTAGCTTTAAACAAGTTTCATCATACAAAATATtagtggagtactattttacaTCTTTCTCAAAGTAAGGTCAAGTAGCAAGTACAGAAATAGAAATGAAGCAGCACACCATGTAAAATGGGAGGTAATCAACCAGTACATTAGTCAGGCAAAGCAGTACCTCTCTCGAGGTTGTTCTTGATCTCCAAAGTGTACTTCCCGAAGGCTCGCTCAATCTTTTTATTGAAATGCTCATTACGATCATTGATCGAGTCGACATCCTTTTCTTCGCGATACTTTCGCCTCCTACTGAAGGACCTTGATTTGTCCTCCCTGCTCGTGAGTTCTTTGACCATTTTATCAATCTTCTCATCCGAGATGTGTGGCGTCTGTCCAATAAAATTACCATGAACACCGACTTCCAGAAAAAGAGATCCCCAAATGTAATAGGTTTGTCTAGAAATTACAGTGATGCTTACCTTTCCATATTGGAGACTTGAAGCCCCTCGATAGAATTCTGGATCCTCTTCTTTCAGTCGGTTGTAGGCATCAAGGtctacttcaatttttttggtcCTCTTCTTATGAGCATCATACAGAGTTTtttgattgaatactgtacaTACAAGAAAAGTTATTTTTAGAGGTACAGAAAAATGGAAAACGTGAAAGACGCATCAATCAGAATATTGTTTCCCTAAATTAAAATGTGTTACTATACATGCTTTTTCGTGTTTGAAGAAACTCAAGCAACAAGGATCAAATAACTAAAGGTCAAGTTGCCACACATCCAAAGGATAAGCTTGATCATTGAATGTTATCTGTCACCCAGCATAAATATGAAGTACATCCTGTATGTGAAGTGTCTCTCACAGTTCACatcagtggcggatccagaaattTTCATTTGGGGGTGCgataaatagatatataatatgtattttacataaattagtcGTGAAAGgtttgattcatttttgaaaaatattttgttatacaattatcatataattaacaaaaaaaacaataaaatagagtagcagagaaagaggaaaaaaaacgaaaagtaaaagaaaaacttaaaaatgcATGTAGAAATGAgcaaaaatgaaagtaaaaaaactaaaacacaAATCTGCTGCCGCTGAGTTTCGAACCTAGGTCTTCGAATTAACAATGGTTACACTCTACCACTCCACCGACAAAGCTTTAGGTTTTTATTCGGCTCAATATATactaaaacacaaaacatatGGGGGTACAGTTGTACCCCCTTGTTATACATTGGATCCGCCCGTGGTTCACATAAGGCATGATGTAACACATACAATAATCAATTTGTGCAGGGCAGCAAagaaacacacaaaatataagaattatgtgcccaaataaaaaaatctgcAGCACTAAACAACAGAATAGATTGCTCACTTACCATCCCATCCAGCAGGGGCAGGTGCCTTCTCCCACTTTTTGTACTTCGACTCCGCCATCTCTTGTGTATCAAGCATATATGCTTTGCTCATATCCAGGCCATTGGCATCCAAAAGttttccaattttctttttcctctccTCGAGCCATTTCTGCTTGGAAATTCCTCTAGCTTCTGTTGGAgcttccatttttttcttctctgtAACCATAGCAACCTGATTGGCTTTTCTTGCCTCATTCTgcgtgaaaaaaaaaatactaaaatgaaaatactgATAAACAAAACCAGAACCAAGAAGACACgaaaaaacaaagaacaatGTCTATCATGTGTATGTTGATTGATATGAACTAGGGAGAAAATGTCCATCACATTATGCCTTCAAGGCACGTACCATTTTCATTCTCAGTTCAAATaacttcttcttccttcctgTAAGATTAGCAAAATCAACAGCAGCGTACTCATCATTCACGCCAGCCTCCCCATCAGAATGTTCCTGGGGGCCATCATTTCCAGCATCCTGTTCTTCTTGCTGATCTGGCCCAGCCACCACACCTGGCTTCTGATGATCAGCATCCAGTCCTAGGATATTAAACACGAAAATATTGTTGAATCTGTAACATTCCAAACAATGAAACAATTGATGCAATCTGAAATCTGATTATGCAAACAATGAAACAATTGATTATGCAATCTGAAATCTTATTATGCAAATATTATATTTCCCTGAACAACAGTCTAAGAATGAAGAACTTATACAAACAAAGACTCCAAGGAAAAGTGATCCATTTCATAATAATGGTCTAGTTTCAGTAAACCACAACCAATTTCATCAACAAGTCTTGGCAAAATATTCCTACTAAGGTATCAATCAAAATGGTCTAGTTTCAGCAAACCACAAccaattttcatcaaattacTCTTAGCAATTTATTACTAAGGGATGAATCAAAGACCAGTCAGCAGCACTTTAGTCTATTGTCTTCCTGGCATCAGCAATAATCTCGAACTAGTAACTCAGTATTCATTCatggagtatttgataatttaagCATAGTGGGTGGAATTG
The nucleotide sequence above comes from Salvia hispanica cultivar TCC Black 2014 chromosome 5, UniMelb_Shisp_WGS_1.0, whole genome shotgun sequence. Encoded proteins:
- the LOC125186423 gene encoding pre-mRNA-splicing factor SYF2, with the protein product MVAERAVHPDCRNASNPYHECSDYCFNVIAEAKLKTNASDSGLDADHQKPGVVAGPDQQEEQDAGNDGPQEHSDGEAGVNDEYAAVDFANLTGRKKKLFELRMKMNEARKANQVAMVTEKKKMEAPTEARGISKQKWLEERKKKIGKLLDANGLDMSKAYMLDTQEMAESKYKKWEKAPAPAGWDVFNQKTLYDAHKKRTKKIEVDLDAYNRLKEEDPEFYRGASSLQYGKTPHISDEKIDKMVKELTSREDKSRSFSRRRKYREEKDVDSINDRNEHFNKKIERAFGKYTLEIKNNLERGTALPD